In one Halorubrum sp. CBA1229 genomic region, the following are encoded:
- a CDS encoding hemolysin family protein: MVAVAVSVGRVVGALVLVVLNGFFVASEFAFVRVRSTSVEQLAAEGRPGSGALQDVMGSLDDYLAATQLGITLASLGLGWIGEPAVAALIEPVLGTVLPESAVHLVAFAIGFSVITFLHVVFGELAPKTIAIAQAERMALLLAPPMKLSYYLFSPGIVVFNGAANAFTRAIGVPPASETDETMEEREIRRVLARSGEAGHVADAEVEMIDAVFELDDTVVREVMVPRPDVTSIPADADLAAIRATVLDAGHTRYPVVAADDADRVVGFVDVKDVLRAGEAGDESATAADLARDLVVVPETTTIGDLLVQFREEHRQMAAVVDEWGAFEGIVTVEDVTEALVGDLRDEFDADHGEHTIRAQEGGAYEADGSVSLSVVNDALGTDLEGNGYETLGGLVLDRLGRTPETGDVAEAGGHRFEVTAVDGARISTVQIDRIDGGEGSEGGDGRSVDTGGDGGDPDDNADRTSE, from the coding sequence ATGGTAGCCGTCGCGGTCTCCGTCGGCCGAGTGGTCGGCGCGCTGGTGTTGGTCGTCTTGAACGGCTTCTTCGTCGCGTCGGAGTTCGCGTTCGTCCGGGTCCGGTCGACCTCGGTCGAGCAGCTCGCCGCGGAGGGCCGCCCCGGGTCGGGCGCGCTCCAGGACGTGATGGGGAGCCTCGACGACTACCTCGCGGCGACCCAGCTCGGGATCACGCTCGCATCGCTCGGGCTCGGGTGGATCGGCGAGCCCGCGGTGGCCGCGCTCATCGAGCCGGTGCTCGGGACCGTGCTCCCCGAGAGCGCCGTCCACCTCGTCGCGTTCGCGATCGGGTTCAGCGTCATCACGTTCCTCCACGTGGTGTTCGGCGAGCTGGCGCCGAAGACGATCGCCATCGCGCAGGCCGAGCGAATGGCGCTGCTGCTCGCCCCGCCGATGAAGCTCTCGTACTACCTGTTCTCGCCAGGCATCGTCGTGTTCAACGGGGCCGCGAACGCCTTCACGCGCGCCATCGGCGTCCCGCCGGCCTCGGAGACCGACGAGACGATGGAAGAGCGGGAGATCCGACGCGTCCTCGCGCGCTCCGGCGAGGCGGGCCACGTCGCCGACGCCGAAGTCGAGATGATAGACGCCGTCTTCGAACTCGACGACACCGTGGTCCGGGAGGTGATGGTCCCCCGGCCGGACGTGACCAGCATCCCGGCCGACGCCGACCTCGCCGCGATCCGCGCGACCGTGCTCGACGCGGGCCATACCCGATACCCGGTGGTGGCGGCCGACGACGCCGACCGGGTGGTCGGCTTCGTGGACGTGAAGGACGTGCTGCGCGCCGGCGAGGCCGGCGACGAGTCGGCGACGGCCGCGGACCTCGCGCGCGACCTGGTCGTCGTCCCCGAGACGACGACCATCGGCGACCTCCTCGTCCAGTTCCGCGAGGAGCACCGCCAGATGGCCGCAGTCGTCGACGAGTGGGGCGCCTTCGAGGGGATCGTGACCGTGGAGGACGTGACGGAGGCGCTCGTCGGCGACCTCCGCGACGAGTTCGACGCCGACCACGGCGAGCACACGATCCGGGCCCAGGAGGGCGGCGCGTACGAGGCCGACGGCTCCGTCTCGCTGTCCGTCGTCAACGACGCCCTCGGGACCGACCTCGAGGGCAACGGGTACGAGACGCTCGGCGGACTGGTGTTAGACCGGCTCGGCCGCACGCCGGAGACGGGCGACGTCGCCGAGGCCGGCGGCCACCGCTTCGAGGTCACGGCCGTCGACGGCGCCCGGATCTCGACCGTGCAGATCGACCGGATCGACGGCGGTGAGGGGTCGGAAGGTGGGGATGGCAGGAGCGTCGACACCGGTGGCGACGGCGGAGACCCCGACGACAACGCCGATCGGACCAGCGAGTAG